One Penaeus monodon isolate SGIC_2016 chromosome 34, NSTDA_Pmon_1, whole genome shotgun sequence DNA segment encodes these proteins:
- the LOC119594647 gene encoding cytochrome c oxidase assembly protein COX18, mitochondrial-like: MGMFKSCNHFSIRPSMTYTLLRKSLLTKNSAGSLSDFVMSKEQMLQEGTGKNVLPLSQFAFRYNTPIDQRQRLQKNFQMVQSCFYHSLSSSRYRQENPISLLSSSNYLLGNSTDTRNFSMSWLDNLAITQAGWFRALAESRLVESLMGGLQGVHDSLNLPWWGAIIISTILMRGVLTFPLAVYQNYILAKVENLKPEMDKLVKELKRETAIAIRKLGWDEKHARIMFNRSAKKMWKDLIIKENCHPFKASLLLWVQIPLWVSMSVSFRNMASMMPHQDAAAQVLFLEISTGGFGWIPNLTEVDHSLILPVAMGLLNLAITEVNVLNRLQEGSKLQKFATNLFRFVSIIIIPIAATVPSCVILYWVTSSACGLAQNLALMHPGLRRMCRIPYTPSERKHPYQHLWAQMQKRLRRKSKEINGKKDGQIS, from the exons ATGGGGATGTTTAAATCTTGCAACCACTTCAGCATCAGGCCTTCAATGACCTACACTCTTCTGAGGAAGTCTTTACTAACAAAGAATTCAGCAGGAAGTCTCAGTGATTTTGTCATGTCTAAGGAACAGATGCTACaagaaggaacaggaaaaaaTGTTCTGCCTCTGTCACAGTTTGCTTTTAGATATAATACCCCAATAGACCAAAGACAAAGGTTGCAGAAAAATTTCCAAATGGTTCAAAGCTGCTTCTATCACAGCCTATCAAGCAGCAGATACAGACAAGAAAATCCCATTTCTCTATTGAGTTCATCAAACTACCTTCTTGGAAACAGCACTGATACACGGAACTTTTCAATGTCCTGGCTGGACAACTTGGCCATTACTCAAGCAGGCTGGTTTAGGGCTCTAGCAGAATCAAGACTAGTTGAGAGCTTAATGGGGGGGCTGCAGGGAGTACATGACTCTCTGAACTTGCCATGGTGGGGAGCCATTATCATCTCTACAATACTGATGAGAGGGGTGTTAACTTTCCCTCTTGCTGTGTACCAG aattacatCTTGGCCAAAGTAGAAAACTTGAAACCTGAAATGGATAAGTTAGTTAAAGAAttgaagagagagacagccatTGCCATAAGAAAGTTGGGCTGGGACGAAAAGCATGCACGCATTATGTTCAATAGATCG GCCAAGAAAATGTGGAAAGATCTTATCATCAAGGAGAACTGTCACCCATTCAAGGCGAGCTTACTTCTTTGGGTCCAGATTCCGTTGTGGGTCTCCATGAGTGTGTCTTTTCGCAATATGGCCTCTATGATGCCACACCAGGATGCAG ctGCCCAGGTCCTCTTCCTCGAGATTAGCACAGGAGGTTTCGGCTGGATCCCGAACCTAACGGAGGTTGATCACTCACTCATCTTACCCGTGGCCATGGGTCTCCTCAACCTTGCCATCACGGAG gtTAATGTGTTAAACAGACTCCAGGAGGGGTCAAAACTGCAGAAATTTGCAACCAATCTCTTCCGCTttgtcagcatcatcatcatacccaTTGCAGCAACTGTGCCTTCG TGTGTTATCCTGTACTGGGTAACATCGAGTGCTTGCGGTCTAGCACAAAACCTGGCTCTCATGCACCCGGGACTGAGGCGGATGTGCAGAATACCTTATACCCCATCAGAACGCAAACACCCCTATCAACATCTGTGGGCACAGATGCAAAAGAGGTtaagaaggaaaagtaaagaaataaatggaaaaaaggatgGACAGATAAGCTGA